One genomic window of Novosphingobium aureum includes the following:
- a CDS encoding terminase small subunit, translated as MNDKQRRFVEEYLIDLNATQAAIRAGYSAKTASSQGERLLRHVEVSAAILEQKRDRSDRTKVDADWLLSRLALEAEADLADLYDDNGDLRPVKEWPLIWRQGLIQGVETVREGKGEDFSIVDKVKISDRTKRLELIGKHVDVQAFKDRVEHSGGITVVVDAKDAAL; from the coding sequence GTGAACGACAAGCAACGCCGCTTCGTCGAGGAGTACCTCATCGATCTGAACGCCACTCAGGCGGCCATACGAGCAGGCTACAGCGCGAAGACGGCTTCGTCGCAGGGCGAGCGCCTGTTGAGGCATGTTGAGGTCTCAGCGGCCATCCTTGAGCAAAAACGGGATCGGTCGGATCGCACCAAGGTCGATGCTGACTGGCTGCTCTCTCGCCTTGCTCTCGAGGCAGAGGCTGACCTTGCCGACCTCTACGACGACAACGGCGACCTGCGCCCGGTGAAGGAGTGGCCGCTGATCTGGCGCCAAGGCTTGATTCAAGGCGTCGAAACCGTGCGCGAGGGCAAGGGTGAGGATTTCTCGATCGTCGACAAGGTGAAGATCAGCGACAGGACCAAGCGCCTCGAGCTCATCGGCAAGCACGTTGACGTGCAGGCGTTCAAGGATCGGGTCGAGCATTCGGGCGGGATTACCGTCGTCGTGGATGCGAAGGATGCGGCGCTGTGA
- a CDS encoding DUF2213 domain-containing protein, whose protein sequence is MYFADSLTLDAPRRTADGYLAVRARSARTGVYQYTGREVDPNNEHGLRDQAIVNVLRDENTVFDTAAARSFIGKPVTDDHPHEAVTSENWRDHARGTIMGAMRDGEYLAFDLLLTDAATIAKVDAGKRELSNGYGASLEFGDFKCADGTVCQARQSKITGGNHVALVKAGRAGSECAIKDGFAVCDALPSNILDSLTQESPVPKIVLIDGLSVDVANVDTAATTIATLIAARDAASTKVTGLESQVANLTAEGQTKDAKIATLEQQVKDAKPTPAQLRDAGKALMVVADQAKALGVTVSDDMDEAQIKAAAVTKHMGDAAKDWTAEQIAASFAVLAKDTKPAKDAVQPLGSPKTVTDGATAASTARAQWLADKQTAYRGQAA, encoded by the coding sequence ATGTACTTTGCTGACAGCCTCACGCTTGATGCCCCTCGCCGCACTGCTGACGGTTACCTCGCCGTGCGGGCCCGGTCAGCGCGAACTGGTGTCTACCAGTACACTGGCCGCGAGGTAGATCCCAACAACGAGCATGGTCTGCGTGATCAGGCTATCGTCAACGTCCTGCGCGACGAGAACACGGTCTTCGATACCGCCGCCGCACGCTCCTTCATCGGGAAGCCTGTTACCGACGATCATCCCCACGAGGCAGTCACCTCCGAGAATTGGCGCGACCATGCCCGAGGGACAATCATGGGCGCCATGCGCGACGGCGAGTATCTCGCTTTCGATCTGCTTCTGACTGACGCCGCGACGATCGCCAAAGTCGATGCAGGCAAGCGCGAACTGAGCAACGGCTACGGCGCCTCGCTCGAATTCGGTGACTTCAAGTGCGCCGATGGCACCGTCTGCCAGGCGCGCCAGTCCAAGATTACCGGTGGCAACCACGTTGCCCTCGTCAAGGCAGGCCGCGCCGGTTCCGAATGCGCCATCAAGGACGGGTTTGCCGTCTGCGACGCCCTCCCTTCCAACATCCTCGATTCCCTCACTCAGGAGAGCCCTGTGCCGAAGATCGTACTTATCGACGGGCTTTCCGTCGACGTGGCCAACGTGGACACCGCCGCCACGACCATCGCCACCCTCATCGCTGCCCGTGACGCAGCTTCAACCAAGGTCACCGGACTGGAGAGCCAGGTCGCCAACCTGACTGCCGAAGGCCAGACCAAGGACGCGAAGATCGCCACCCTCGAGCAGCAGGTGAAGGACGCCAAGCCCACCCCCGCACAGCTTCGCGATGCTGGCAAGGCGCTCATGGTCGTTGCCGACCAGGCGAAGGCGCTGGGCGTCACGGTATCCGACGACATGGACGAAGCGCAGATCAAGGCGGCCGCCGTCACCAAGCACATGGGCGATGCAGCCAAGGACTGGACCGCTGAGCAGATCGCCGCATCGTTCGCGGTCCTCGCGAAGGACACCAAGCCTGCCAAGGACGCCGTGCAGCCGCTCGGCTCGCCCAAGACCGTCACGGACGGCGCAACTGCCGCCTCCACCGCCCGGGCCCAGTGGCTCGCCGACAAGCAGACCGCATACCGCGGTCAGGCCGCATAA
- a CDS encoding structural cement protein Gp24 — protein sequence MSILQSNFGEDIPQGYPGMEADGELSNIVSRILEGATPCPFGRFVFKGAGDRGVSLTPSANVVGVAIAHKGNVVTANRAADEYAPGDIFPVKERGKIWVASTTAATKDDPVYVTAAGAITNVDTGNTAIAGWVFDDTITAAGNVRVVRR from the coding sequence ATGTCCATTCTTCAGAGCAATTTCGGCGAGGATATTCCGCAGGGCTATCCCGGCATGGAAGCCGATGGCGAGCTGTCCAACATCGTCAGCCGCATCCTCGAGGGCGCCACCCCTTGCCCCTTCGGTCGCTTCGTCTTCAAGGGCGCGGGTGATCGCGGTGTCTCGCTGACCCCTTCCGCCAATGTCGTGGGCGTCGCCATCGCTCACAAGGGCAACGTGGTCACCGCCAATCGCGCGGCGGACGAGTACGCCCCCGGCGATATTTTCCCGGTCAAGGAGCGCGGCAAGATCTGGGTCGCATCGACCACCGCCGCCACCAAGGACGATCCGGTCTATGTGACCGCCGCTGGCGCCATCACCAACGTCGACACCGGCAACACCGCAATCGCGGGCTGGGTGTTCGACGACACCATCACTGCGGCGGGCAATGTCCGCGTCGTGCGCCGTTAA
- a CDS encoding phage minor head protein, with protein sequence MTYDLATLTRRARPGMRRKSIVIRDIAPPATMATDLYRACYLPVVQTWSAALPAIENAYARSLSELTTDAPADVKAEIDGAAEQVNRLLLLLTPQVRDWALRTERWYRGKWRGAVLSATGVDLDTMLGASDMRAPLETHIEWNTALIKDVSAQAQQRIGNAVFDGLRNRTPAREVAKTIREAVDMGRDRSTRIASDQLNKLSSALADERRREAGIETWRWRHSRKAHPRADHKARDGNEYTDATAPEDRPGQQPYCGCRAQAVITFDD encoded by the coding sequence ATGACATACGATCTCGCCACCCTCACCCGCCGCGCCCGCCCTGGCATGCGCCGCAAGTCCATCGTCATCCGCGACATCGCGCCGCCGGCGACCATGGCCACCGACCTCTACCGCGCCTGCTACCTGCCCGTAGTGCAAACGTGGTCAGCCGCCCTGCCCGCGATCGAGAACGCTTATGCCCGCAGCCTGTCCGAACTGACGACAGACGCCCCCGCAGACGTAAAGGCCGAGATCGACGGCGCGGCCGAGCAGGTCAACCGGCTGCTGCTCCTGCTCACGCCCCAGGTGCGTGACTGGGCCCTGCGCACCGAGCGCTGGTATCGAGGCAAGTGGCGCGGCGCAGTCCTGAGCGCGACCGGCGTAGACCTCGACACCATGCTGGGCGCCAGCGACATGCGTGCGCCGCTCGAGACGCACATCGAGTGGAACACCGCGCTGATCAAGGACGTGTCGGCGCAGGCTCAGCAGCGGATCGGCAACGCCGTGTTCGATGGGCTGCGCAATCGGACGCCTGCACGAGAGGTCGCGAAGACGATCCGCGAGGCGGTGGACATGGGTCGCGACCGGTCAACACGCATTGCTTCGGACCAGCTCAACAAGCTGTCCAGCGCGCTTGCAGATGAGCGGCGGCGCGAGGCTGGCATCGAGACATGGCGCTGGCGACACAGTCGCAAGGCCCACCCGCGGGCGGATCACAAAGCGCGAGACGGAAACGAGTACACGGATGCCACTGCGCCGGAGGATCGCCCCGGGCAGCAGCCCTATTGTGGCTGCCGAGCGCAGGCGGTGATCACGTTCGACGACTGA
- a CDS encoding phage terminase large subunit: MNAITPIGHNGGPPIAKLTPRQELARDLLASTARNIMLRGGSRSGKTFLLVRAIIQRAINAPGSRHAIFRFRFNHAKTSIWADTLPKVLKLCFPTLRVRFDKTDFYVEFPNGSQIWIAGLDDKERVEKILGAEYVTLYFNESSQIPWGSVEMAMSRLAQKCELAPEIAQATGRTHLALKAYFDCNPPSKLHWSFQLFRAKLKPGTKEALPNPDDYVEMKVNPSDNADNLPAEYFEVLASMSAAQRLRFEAGEWASEVNGALWALEDRQTEGGEIPGLDRHRIAATALPDMQRIVVSVDPSGTKGDGGGDDIGIVVAGKGVDGRAYVLEDATCQLSPEGWGRRVADKVEKWGADCVVAERNFGGAMVGAVLRAGGGSKMPRFKEVTATRGKVIRAEPIAALYEQGKVSHVGQFPDLEDQMCNFTIAGFVGEGSPDRADALVWAMTELMMGKAGYSMESLL; this comes from the coding sequence GTGAACGCCATTACCCCAATCGGCCACAACGGCGGCCCGCCGATCGCCAAGCTCACGCCAAGGCAGGAGCTCGCCCGCGACCTCCTCGCCTCCACCGCCCGCAACATTATGCTGCGTGGCGGCTCGCGCTCGGGCAAAACCTTCCTACTCGTCCGCGCGATCATCCAGCGCGCAATCAACGCGCCCGGCAGCCGTCACGCGATCTTCCGTTTCCGGTTCAACCACGCGAAGACCTCGATCTGGGCCGATACGCTGCCCAAGGTGCTCAAGCTGTGCTTCCCGACCCTGCGCGTCCGCTTCGACAAGACCGACTTCTACGTCGAGTTTCCAAACGGCTCGCAGATTTGGATCGCGGGCCTCGACGACAAGGAGCGCGTCGAAAAGATCCTGGGCGCCGAGTACGTCACCCTCTACTTCAACGAGTCCTCGCAAATTCCGTGGGGCTCGGTCGAGATGGCGATGTCCCGCCTCGCGCAGAAGTGCGAGCTCGCGCCCGAGATCGCCCAGGCGACTGGCCGCACGCACCTCGCGCTCAAGGCCTACTTCGACTGCAATCCGCCGAGCAAGCTGCACTGGTCGTTCCAGCTCTTCCGCGCAAAGCTGAAGCCCGGCACGAAGGAGGCCTTGCCCAATCCCGACGACTACGTCGAGATGAAGGTCAACCCTTCGGATAACGCCGACAACCTGCCGGCCGAGTACTTCGAAGTGCTGGCCTCGATGTCCGCGGCGCAGCGGCTGCGCTTCGAGGCGGGCGAATGGGCGAGCGAGGTCAACGGCGCGCTCTGGGCGCTGGAGGACCGGCAAACCGAGGGCGGCGAGATACCCGGGCTGGACCGCCACCGCATCGCCGCTACCGCCCTGCCCGACATGCAGCGTATCGTCGTCTCAGTTGACCCCTCAGGCACCAAAGGCGACGGCGGGGGTGATGACATCGGCATCGTCGTCGCTGGCAAGGGCGTGGATGGCCGGGCCTATGTGCTGGAGGATGCCACCTGCCAGCTATCGCCGGAAGGCTGGGGGCGGCGTGTGGCCGACAAGGTCGAGAAGTGGGGGGCGGATTGCGTGGTGGCCGAACGGAACTTCGGCGGCGCGATGGTCGGCGCTGTCCTGCGGGCTGGCGGTGGCAGTAAGATGCCACGATTCAAGGAGGTCACCGCCACGCGCGGCAAGGTGATCCGCGCTGAGCCGATTGCCGCGCTCTACGAGCAGGGCAAGGTCAGCCATGTCGGGCAGTTCCCCGACCTGGAAGACCAGATGTGCAACTTCACCATTGCTGGGTTTGTCGGCGAGGGATCGCCAGACCGCGCCGATGCGCTGGTCTGGGCGATGACTGAGTTGATGATGGGGAAGGCAGGTTATTCGATGGAAAGCCTTCTTTGA
- a CDS encoding phage portal protein: MAWITDSLRGAIETVGRLNPFSRSGLSASTALPGIFTHQLAIAAYMASGMMKKVISIPAEDRVREWRDWQADAKVIEAIEKEENRLGLIAKVQEAETLRGIGGGALIIITAGDHSSELKPEQIGKGGIVAINVVSRWQITGKDWIKDLASPRYGEPEMWEMQGDQGSAVPIHPSRVICFRGARLPAGSAIADDEAFWGDSRLLRVFTEVQRSDDTQAWFAALVKKAKLLRIGIPDLDSREPEQLNKRIEVIALGESSLNATVYRSSGGADDAGETITDYQVTWAGIPAMMDAFDQRVSAVSDIPFTRLTGRSPAGMNATGQHDMDNWNKAVVAGQKLETRPCLEQLDPFVIRSAGADPEKVTWKFAPLSVPSEKEEADTFNVTMDAVTKLQATGSIPNEAFAKGVQNLLSEREYIPGLDQALAEIPEAERFGLNPDDDGTDPSAIQSEGGDPASAGGGLNVPVRRTANDAATAFFADAQPRPLYVQRKLLNAAPLIAWAKANGFKSTLPAEDMHVTVLYSKTAVDPMKMGEGWTGDENGHVRVKPGGPRAIERLGESAVVLLFASYEIEGRHHGMVEAGGSHDFDSYQPHVTLSYEVPEGFDLEAIKPYAGALEFGPELFEPLDLDWKRKVVEDGGAQNSDRPFDDANPYRWGRGRRGGQFKAGPGGGGSASDYVARAIANPQPQKQRPVGKVTASTARLVKQRTGIDIDGKELRLDHSGIGHAWKEHGPSGKVRGAKPITQGDLLRGIQNLNRATSISQGTARGRSGPRFEATYVTRRGTMKVIYETNAKAVYAMNMWWVR; encoded by the coding sequence ATGGCCTGGATCACCGATAGTCTCCGAGGCGCGATCGAGACAGTCGGCCGCCTGAACCCTTTCAGCCGTAGCGGCCTGTCCGCATCTACCGCCCTTCCCGGCATCTTCACCCATCAGCTTGCTATCGCCGCCTACATGGCGTCCGGCATGATGAAGAAGGTCATTTCGATTCCCGCCGAGGACCGCGTGCGCGAATGGCGCGACTGGCAGGCCGATGCAAAGGTCATCGAGGCGATCGAGAAGGAAGAGAACCGCCTCGGGCTGATCGCCAAGGTGCAGGAAGCCGAAACCCTGCGCGGCATCGGTGGTGGCGCGCTCATCATCATCACAGCCGGCGACCACTCCAGCGAACTGAAGCCCGAGCAAATCGGCAAGGGCGGCATTGTCGCCATCAACGTCGTGTCGCGTTGGCAGATCACCGGCAAGGACTGGATCAAGGACCTCGCCTCGCCCCGATACGGCGAGCCCGAGATGTGGGAGATGCAGGGCGATCAAGGCTCCGCGGTACCGATCCACCCGAGCCGTGTCATCTGCTTCCGGGGCGCTCGGCTGCCTGCGGGCTCAGCCATTGCAGACGACGAAGCGTTCTGGGGAGACAGTCGCCTCCTGCGCGTCTTCACCGAGGTGCAGCGATCCGACGACACACAGGCTTGGTTCGCTGCGCTGGTGAAGAAGGCCAAGCTGCTACGCATCGGCATACCGGACCTCGACAGCCGCGAGCCTGAGCAGCTCAACAAGCGCATTGAGGTCATCGCTCTCGGTGAGAGCAGCCTCAATGCCACGGTCTATCGATCGTCAGGCGGTGCAGACGATGCGGGCGAGACGATCACCGACTATCAGGTCACCTGGGCCGGCATTCCCGCCATGATGGACGCGTTCGATCAGCGCGTTTCTGCTGTGTCGGATATTCCTTTCACGCGCCTCACCGGACGCTCGCCAGCTGGCATGAACGCCACCGGTCAGCACGACATGGACAACTGGAACAAGGCGGTCGTCGCAGGCCAGAAGCTTGAGACCCGCCCGTGCCTCGAGCAGCTTGATCCCTTCGTGATCCGCTCAGCCGGCGCAGACCCGGAAAAGGTGACGTGGAAGTTCGCGCCCCTGTCCGTGCCCTCCGAAAAGGAAGAAGCCGACACCTTCAACGTCACCATGGACGCGGTGACCAAGCTCCAGGCCACGGGCTCCATCCCCAACGAGGCCTTCGCCAAGGGCGTGCAGAACCTGCTTTCTGAGCGCGAATACATCCCCGGCCTAGACCAGGCGCTTGCCGAAATCCCCGAGGCCGAGCGCTTCGGGCTCAATCCAGACGACGACGGCACCGATCCGTCTGCAATCCAATCGGAAGGAGGTGATCCAGCATCTGCCGGTGGCGGGCTGAACGTGCCCGTCCGCCGTACCGCAAACGACGCAGCGACCGCGTTCTTCGCCGACGCACAGCCCCGCCCGCTCTACGTCCAGCGCAAGCTCTTGAACGCCGCGCCGCTCATCGCATGGGCGAAGGCCAACGGCTTCAAGTCCACGCTGCCCGCCGAGGACATGCATGTCACGGTGCTCTACTCGAAAACTGCCGTCGACCCGATGAAGATGGGGGAAGGCTGGACTGGCGACGAGAACGGCCATGTTCGCGTGAAGCCGGGCGGCCCGCGCGCGATCGAGCGCTTGGGCGAAAGCGCCGTTGTGCTGCTTTTCGCCTCCTACGAGATCGAGGGCCGCCATCACGGCATGGTCGAGGCCGGCGGATCGCACGACTTCGACAGCTACCAGCCCCACGTCACGTTGTCCTACGAAGTCCCCGAGGGCTTCGATCTGGAGGCGATCAAGCCGTACGCGGGCGCGCTCGAATTCGGGCCTGAGCTGTTCGAGCCACTGGACCTCGACTGGAAGCGGAAGGTCGTCGAGGACGGGGGTGCGCAGAACAGCGACCGCCCTTTTGACGATGCGAACCCCTATCGGTGGGGGCGCGGGCGACGCGGCGGCCAGTTCAAGGCAGGCCCTGGTGGCGGTGGCTCGGCTTCCGATTATGTCGCCCGCGCCATCGCCAACCCGCAGCCACAGAAGCAACGTCCGGTCGGGAAGGTGACGGCATCCACCGCGCGCCTCGTGAAGCAGCGCACCGGAATCGACATCGACGGCAAGGAACTGCGTCTCGATCATTCGGGCATCGGTCACGCTTGGAAGGAGCACGGACCGAGCGGCAAGGTTCGAGGTGCAAAGCCCATCACCCAAGGCGACCTGCTTCGCGGGATCCAGAACCTGAACCGTGCTACTTCGATCTCACAAGGTACGGCGCGAGGCCGTTCCGGCCCAAGGTTCGAGGCCACCTATGTGACCCGGCGCGGAACCATGAAAGTCATCTACGAGACGAACGCGAAAGCCGTCTACGCGATGAATATGTGGTGGGTGAGGTGA
- a CDS encoding DUF4054 domain-containing protein, whose protein sequence is MAYARLPLANFQALYPAFTTLTEPQYDAWAAKAEARVGEAYGDAQQDATELLTAHLLALNGIGMDSGAGMLATTGATSFKSGTFSATISDSVVSQRAKGGYRATVWGQQFSEIQRRHFGGPVLVGFTGTPC, encoded by the coding sequence ATGGCCTACGCCCGCCTCCCCCTTGCCAACTTCCAAGCGCTCTACCCAGCGTTCACCACGCTGACCGAGCCACAGTACGACGCGTGGGCAGCGAAGGCCGAAGCGCGGGTGGGCGAGGCATACGGCGATGCCCAGCAGGACGCGACCGAGCTGCTCACGGCCCACCTGCTCGCGCTCAACGGAATCGGTATGGACAGCGGCGCTGGCATGCTCGCAACGACGGGCGCCACCTCGTTCAAGTCCGGCACCTTCAGCGCGACGATCTCCGACAGCGTGGTGAGCCAGCGCGCCAAGGGCGGCTACAGGGCTACGGTCTGGGGCCAGCAGTTCAGTGAAATCCAGCGACGCCACTTCGGCGGTCCGGTCCTCGTCGGCTTCACTGGCACGCCATGCTAG
- the gp17 gene encoding tail completion protein gp17, which yields MASDLARETERAAIIALKADAPLAQIVAKASIDPVSEDPAWPFIRLEGTQAQLRGRGCTARSEVTFQLHSFAKPVYDEGGGMTRTAKDHCADLQSALVEAVHAHAFTVAGRRYSFAVRSTRLMQDGAERDAFHGIASVVARAYTG from the coding sequence ATGGCCTCCGATCTCGCGCGCGAAACCGAACGCGCCGCCATCATCGCGCTCAAAGCTGATGCACCGCTTGCCCAAATCGTTGCGAAGGCCTCGATCGATCCCGTCTCCGAAGATCCCGCGTGGCCGTTCATCCGCCTCGAGGGGACGCAGGCCCAGCTTCGAGGCCGAGGCTGCACCGCGCGCTCGGAGGTGACCTTCCAGCTGCATAGCTTCGCCAAGCCAGTCTACGACGAAGGTGGGGGCATGACGAGGACGGCGAAAGATCACTGCGCGGACCTGCAAAGCGCGCTCGTCGAGGCGGTCCACGCCCATGCTTTCACGGTAGCCGGGCGCCGCTACTCGTTCGCAGTCCGCTCGACGCGCCTCATGCAGGATGGCGCAGAACGGGACGCTTTCCATGGCATCGCCAGCGTCGTTGCGAGGGCCTACACTGGCTGA
- a CDS encoding phage tail tube protein codes for MSVPNSADFALISIQTAEGPPAEYTLLCGVEGVTINRTAQTSETYRRDCAVPNRPGTRKLRVTGSSWSISGNGSDNIDLEAEMSDAFGVRKTYQVELFRDDGTDAGESMGTYVGEAIMTARNQGYSQDSAGTIDVTLEGEGELAWTAAA; via the coding sequence ATGTCCGTTCCGAATAGCGCAGACTTCGCGCTGATCAGCATTCAGACTGCCGAGGGCCCGCCCGCCGAGTACACGCTGCTCTGCGGCGTCGAAGGCGTGACCATCAACCGCACCGCGCAGACCAGCGAGACCTACCGCCGTGACTGTGCCGTTCCCAACCGTCCCGGCACGCGCAAACTGCGCGTCACGGGCTCGTCGTGGTCGATCTCTGGCAACGGCTCGGACAACATCGACCTCGAGGCCGAAATGTCGGACGCATTCGGCGTGCGCAAGACCTACCAGGTCGAGCTCTTCCGTGACGACGGCACCGACGCCGGGGAATCGATGGGCACTTACGTCGGTGAGGCCATCATGACGGCCCGCAATCAGGGTTACTCGCAGGACAGCGCCGGCACCATCGACGTCACCCTCGAAGGCGAAGGCGAACTTGCCTGGACCGCTGCCGCCTGA
- a CDS encoding DUF4145 domain-containing protein, which translates to MAFKWSCPHCGVLQTVVETKLDVKAHSIKVGNSAEGDVSIVMQAVGCSNSECDRITVEAWLNQNYGYPSYGLVSHGLIGSKISIQPRSNVKYQPDYIPAPIREDYIEACLIRNDSPKAAATLVRRCLQGMIRDFTGITKSRLIDEIGALRSSLDDGKAPDGVTHDSLEAIDAVRGIGNIGAHMEKDINLIVDVDPDEAQALIELVEMLFEEWYIARHKRQMRLAGIAAMAASKKNDLAEQKLAAAASTAAPEEGAS; encoded by the coding sequence ATGGCTTTCAAGTGGTCTTGCCCACATTGCGGAGTGCTTCAAACGGTCGTCGAAACAAAACTCGACGTCAAAGCGCATTCCATAAAAGTGGGTAACTCCGCGGAAGGTGATGTGTCGATCGTTATGCAAGCAGTCGGCTGTTCAAATTCGGAATGCGATAGGATCACAGTTGAGGCGTGGCTTAACCAAAATTATGGTTACCCTAGCTACGGTCTGGTTTCTCACGGTCTTATTGGATCGAAAATTTCTATTCAGCCCCGATCAAATGTAAAATATCAGCCTGATTACATACCGGCCCCTATTCGAGAAGATTATATCGAAGCTTGCCTCATCCGTAATGATAGCCCTAAGGCAGCAGCGACCCTTGTGCGCCGCTGCCTTCAAGGAATGATTAGAGACTTTACTGGAATAACTAAGTCTCGTCTAATCGACGAGATTGGCGCTCTTCGAAGTTCCCTAGATGATGGTAAGGCGCCTGATGGCGTTACTCATGACAGTCTTGAGGCTATAGATGCGGTACGGGGGATTGGTAACATTGGAGCGCATATGGAGAAAGATATCAATCTTATAGTTGATGTCGATCCAGATGAAGCTCAAGCTCTTATTGAACTCGTTGAGATGCTTTTCGAAGAGTGGTATATTGCACGACATAAGCGCCAGATGAGACTCGCGGGTATTGCTGCGATGGCTGCTTCTAAGAAGAATGACTTGGCTGAGCAAAAGCTTGCGGCTGCAGCGTCTACGGCCGCTCCTGAAGAGGGTGCGTCTTAG
- a CDS encoding major capsid family protein, with product MTKIFFDSVAAAVAHLAAQDVSVASFVDGIQGIDLNDAQQVNAFLAPQLLRVEQGIYMIKYPAADYAEFMPVDTQGTLWSAGSLYYSGDIAGKPEWFDVAADDMPYADASRTQFLQENWMAAIGYKWNRLDLERGQQLGINVIADKSDAASKSAERFIHKVALRGDGAKFATGFVNNPLATTVTAAGQITANSDADEDIAIIEDAINSVEQNTNETYQADTVALPSTTFNILRKKRLAGTTMSALQYLRESTDRGPLTIKKTRHLETAGAGGTKRIAAYANTPEVHRFHLPGGGHQLFNTQPYQKGPFSWEVPGLMSIGGYENRIPKAITFVDGA from the coding sequence ATGACCAAGATTTTCTTCGATAGCGTCGCCGCTGCGGTCGCTCACCTCGCAGCTCAGGATGTGTCGGTTGCCTCCTTCGTGGACGGCATCCAGGGCATCGATCTGAACGACGCCCAGCAGGTCAACGCCTTCCTCGCGCCGCAGCTCCTGCGCGTCGAGCAGGGCATCTACATGATCAAGTACCCGGCAGCCGACTATGCCGAGTTCATGCCGGTCGACACCCAGGGCACCCTTTGGTCGGCAGGTTCGCTGTACTACTCGGGCGACATCGCCGGTAAGCCGGAATGGTTCGACGTTGCCGCCGACGACATGCCGTATGCCGACGCAAGCCGCACCCAGTTCCTGCAGGAAAACTGGATGGCTGCGATCGGCTACAAGTGGAACCGCCTCGACCTCGAGCGCGGCCAGCAGCTGGGCATCAACGTCATCGCGGACAAGTCCGATGCTGCCAGCAAGTCGGCAGAGCGCTTCATCCACAAGGTTGCCCTGCGCGGTGACGGCGCGAAGTTCGCTACCGGCTTCGTCAACAACCCGCTCGCCACCACCGTGACGGCGGCGGGCCAGATCACGGCGAACTCCGACGCTGACGAGGATATCGCGATCATCGAAGACGCGATCAACTCGGTCGAGCAGAACACGAACGAGACGTACCAGGCCGACACCGTGGCTCTGCCGTCCACCACGTTCAACATCCTGCGCAAGAAGCGCCTCGCCGGGACCACCATGAGCGCCTTGCAGTATCTTCGCGAAAGCACGGATCGCGGCCCGCTCACCATCAAGAAGACTCGCCACCTCGAAACGGCGGGTGCAGGCGGCACGAAGCGTATCGCCGCCTACGCCAACACCCCCGAGGTCCATCGCTTCCACCTGCCTGGTGGCGGCCACCAGCTGTTCAACACGCAGCCGTATCAGAAGGGCCCCTTCTCGTGGGAGGTTCCGGGCCTCATGTCGATCGGCGGCTACGAGAACCGCATCCCGAAGGCCATCACCTTCGTAGATGGAGCCTGA
- a CDS encoding HK97 gp10 family phage protein: protein MPTIGAKAHAARLRKLRGERMVREVGKALFAAGEMIQTEAQISITAGAVSGKKHVASAPGEPPNNDTGVLANNIETNQVAPLVVEVSSNAPYAAAQEFGSEREAGRTARPFAPSRKAGPRTDKFGPVLVEFGDSKTAARPYMAPARDAKRDEATQLVRRAVDHVVRKSKSSD from the coding sequence ATGCCGACGATCGGTGCCAAGGCTCACGCAGCGCGGCTCAGGAAGTTGAGAGGCGAGCGCATGGTGCGCGAGGTCGGCAAGGCTCTCTTCGCTGCCGGCGAGATGATCCAGACCGAGGCTCAGATCAGCATCACTGCCGGCGCAGTTTCGGGGAAGAAGCACGTCGCATCCGCACCGGGCGAACCGCCGAACAACGACACCGGCGTACTCGCGAACAACATCGAGACGAACCAGGTCGCACCGCTGGTCGTCGAGGTAAGCAGCAACGCGCCCTACGCTGCCGCGCAAGAGTTCGGGAGCGAGCGTGAAGCTGGCAGAACAGCGCGCCCATTCGCGCCATCCAGAAAAGCTGGCCCGAGAACAGATAAGTTCGGGCCGGTTCTAGTTGAGTTCGGGGATTCGAAAACCGCAGCCCGCCCCTACATGGCCCCCGCCCGCGACGCCAAACGCGACGAGGCAACCCAGCTCGTCCGCCGAGCCGTCGACCACGTCGTGCGCAAATCCAAATCGAGTGACTGA